The region tatttttgcaataaaatttGGTCAAACCGTAAATTTCAACAAATTTTAGTCAAGGAGTGTTCTTGAGAATATTTAGATGTTTTataggtatttgtctaaaaatctctttttattttcttaggGTCATGCAATATTACTTTAGCTAGACACCCCCACACTTCTAAATATTTCCGGTTTGGTCTATAACCTTTCCACAGTTCATAAGATGTTTTACCAGTTTTTTTTTATAGGATATTCTATTCTGTAAATGACAAGCAGTTAATATTGCTTCACCCCACAAGTTAACAATAGCAGAAGGACTAACTAGTAGTGCATTCATAATTTCTTTTAGggttatattttttctttctgcTACACCATTAGATTAAGGGGAATATGGAGGGGTTACTTCATGTATAATTCCTTCTATTTCACAGTAGTCATTAAATTCTATGTATTCACCTCCTCTATCAGATCtaattctttttatcttttttattaaattggttTTCAACTTCAGCCTTATAAATCTAAAACATATTAAAtgcttcatattttttttagcaaataaACTCTAGCATACCTAGAATAATCATCTACAAAAGgtcacataatattttttaccaCCTCTAATCATGGTCTGTTTTTGGTCTCCTAAATCAGTGTGAATTAAACTAAGTAATTCAGATTCTCTAACAATAGAATGACATCTTTTCTTTGTTGATTTAGTTTCAGCACATATTTAACATTTATCcaaatttgttttgttaatgCCAGAAATTATTCCAATtgattgcattttctttatatAACTAGCATTCACATATCCTAATTTAGCATGCCATAAATCAATAGAGCCAATCAAGTAAACAGAAGAAGATTCATTCACTTTCATTATTTCAGCAACATTCGGTACAAACAGACCCTGATTACAATAACCTCTTCCCATAAAGACATTATTTTTTGTCATTACAATCTGATCAGACTCAAATGACACTTTAACTCCATCCTTACCCATTAGTGCAACATACAGTAAATTACCTGTAATATTTGGTACATGAAGTACTTCATTCAGAGCCTGTGTCTTTTCTAATGTGAGCTGGAGAATAACCTTTCCTTTTCCAAGAACAAGGGCTGTTCGGGAATCACTAAGGAACACGTGTTCTTCTCCATCCCCCACCGGTGTGTAGGAGGCAAAAGCATCTCCGCTTGCACAGATATGCCTGGTAGCACCAGTGTTTACTACCCAGTTTCCCGCATCATCCACCAGATTCGCTTCAGAAATGAGTGCAGCAACAATGTCATCTCCTTTGACCAAATTTGCATTTGGCTTAGGAGGATTGCCATTTCTGATTCTCTTCCTGCATTGAGATGCAAAGTGACCTGACTTTCCACACACAAAACAGGTACTCTTTTTCTTAGAAGCAGTGGAGTTAGCAACCTTGGGTTTGTGATCAGAATTAATAACTACAGGGTTTCTGATCATACCTCGTTGAGTTCCCCTTGTTTTTCACCAAGTTTTCCCTTGCTGTTAATGCCTTGTATCGGGCAGCTTTGATCTCCTTTCAGTTTGTCTCCTCAATGATGATGTGAGTAGTTCCTGCAAAGTAAGCTGTTTTTGCTTATGTTTCAGATTCTGCTTATAGTTATTCCATGATTGAGGCAGTCTCTCAATCAAAATTCCAGCAACAAATTCCTCAGGGAGTAATCGATTCTTCTTTAAGGTCCTTCAGCAGTTTGTGGTATTCGTTAATCTGAGCAATCACATCCTTGTCATCGGCCATCGTCCATTTGTACAAGTTTCTAATTACAAACTTCTAGTTGCCAACATCCTCAGCCGTGTACTTGTTGATCATGGATTGCCATATCTTCTTTGCTTCCTTGTACGCACAATAAACGTCAAGAAGTTCATTAGATAATGTACTGATTATTGTGTGTCAACAAACCTTGTTGGCATAAAGCCATGTTTCGGACCCCTTGACCGCAGTAGGAAGAGGCTTTGCCTCGATTAATGCAGAGGCAACATCATGCATGTTGAGGACAGTAAAGATTCGCTCCTGCCATCGCCGAAAGTTTTCACCATCAAAGACTTGTATCTTTGAGATGTCTGGGAAGGGTTTGGCGTTTGGAACAGCAGCCATCAAGGTCGGCGGAACGACACCAGTAGGAACTGTAACCGTAGGAGGGGCGTCGGAATCCTCAGCATTAGTAACACCCGTGTTCATATTTTCAGTAGACATAATATTTCTAAAGATTGTTGGTGTAAACAAAGATTAAACATAGtattattcaatttttcttGAGGCGTGAATGTCGCTGCTATTAAGAAATATTTTGCAGTATATGCGATATCTCACAGGATACAACAAGCTCACCAGTATAAGAAACTGGAAGCAGAAGAAGTAGTTACCAATCTCTAATACGAATCACGTATCTCCACTAATCCAACAATCCATGATTTGAAGTttaaaattaatcttaattacCAAGTAAATGAACTTAGACACAAAATAGGGATAGTTCAAGGTAACCAAAAATATGATAGTTTAAGGTTTAAATTAAAGCGTGTTAAAATCTGGGTTAAAAACTAAGTCAAAAGTTTGTTCCGAAAATAATGGCttgaatcaaaattaatttacaccAGCTAAAAAAATAGGCTTTTaagataaacttttaaaattaattaaataaataaaaaataattatgggCTATAAAAAGATTAATCGAGCCTTGGACTAAGCCCACTCAATTTCATCATCCACCCCACACCCAAGCCCAATTCTGAAGAGGGAGGGGGGGAGCCCATTCCCTTCCCTTCAACACACTTATAAGCCGATaacatatttttcttaataaactCAAGTTAGACTTTTTAAACTTTCCATGtgggattttagctcttttgaaATAAGTCTTTCAAACTTTACTTTTTCACAACACTAAGCCCACTAAATTTCATCATCTACCCCACACAAAAGCCCAACTCTAAAGGGGGGGGGGAGCCTATTCCCTCCTTTTCAACACACTTATAGGCCCATAACACATTTCTCTTAATAAACTCAAATTAGATTCTTTAAACTTTCCATGTGGAATTTTAGCTCTTTTGAAATAACTTCTTTTTCCCTCGAGTAGCTATCTTGACAAAAGGTAAGAGCAAAGGCTTAGATGCCCTAAACTTTAGAGAAATATAGCGGCGAAACTTTGCTTTCTCCAGTTGCACTAATATATGCGCTTCCTTATTGTTTCCCTTCTTAATCCAACAAAAAAGGCATCCGTCAAAGGAGTTAATAGTTAGCCAAATATCTTGACAGAGTCCCCAGCTTGCAGCTTGTCGACAGTCGCCTGTGTTAAGAGACTGGGACCTGGATGGCATCCCCTTTAAAGATTACTCTTTTCCAACCTTTATTCTTCGCCCACAACACTGCTTCCCTTAACGCCAAAATTTTTGTGATCCATGGATCCCATATTCCCCAAAAGGTATTGGCAAACTTACCCATGATTTCCCCACTGTTTCACCGGGCGATGCCTGCGATCGAGCCCGTTTTTAGTGTTGCATTGATCCCTCCATCATAAGGGACTATGATATAGTCCGTAGGCACCACCTGCTCTCTTAGAATCCTGATGGTGTAACTCCGATGGATGATTTCTGAGCGCTTGACTTTTTCCAACGTAGTTGTTCTTGTTGTTTCAAATTCACTAAAAGCCCTAGTACTATACTGGATGGTGTCTTCAACATTCCAAGGAACTTCTTTGAAATTTTTAGAGTTCCTCGCTTTCCATATAGCCCAAAGAAGGAAGCTAACCTTTGGCATATGGCTGTCAGCTAGATCACAACTGATGAAGATTTGCATTAAATTCTTCAAATCACTTCCATCGCCTCTTCCGGAATAAGTGATGAGCTAAAGTTTAGCTCTGATGCAAACCATACTTTCTGAGCAAAGCTATACTGGAATAACAGGTGTTGTAGTGTTTCGTGACCTTGGCAGTGAGGGTAGTTTATATCACttttaagcctaaagtttaaGGCGCTGGATACATGTATTCCTTGATGAAACACTTTCCAAATaaagattttgattttgttgggAAGATGTAGATCCCAAAACTGCTTCCAGTCCGATTTCTCCATCTGAAGTGATATTCTTGTGCCATTGTCCgttgagtcatcattgagtcTAGATATCCTACTATGGTATCCTGACTTCACTGTGTACTTACCATCCGAGGTATGATGCCAGATCAATCTATCTGGGGCATGACAATAAGGAATTGGTATACTCAAGATTGCCTCTGCATCTTCTTTGACAAACAAGGAACATATCAGCTCATTCTTCCACAAGTTGGCTCCTGCATCCAGCACTTGATTAACTTCACTAGGGACTTGACTAACACTTACCCCCCCTTAGTAGCCGAGGGATGTAGGAGAACGTGCCTGGGATCCATGGATCCTGTAGAGTTTTAATGGATGCCCCATTGTTGCACTGCCATCGTAGTCCTTTTTTGAGAAGGGTTGTCCCTTTCAGAATACTCTGCCAACCCCAGGATGGATTTGCGCCCTTTGTTGCCTGTGTGAGAGAAGATGTTCGAAAATATCTCCCTTTCAGCAATCGGTATAGGACGCTGTCCTGATTGTTCAGAATTCTCCAACTTTATTTCGCAAGAAGAGCTAAATTAAAAGATTCCAGATCTTTAAAACCCAACCCTCTCTCATTCTTActttttcacattttgagccAAGATATCCACGCAATTTTCCTATCTTCGCTATTCCCTCCCCACTAGAATTGAGTAATGAGCTTGTTGATCCTGCTACATAACGACTTCGGTAGGAGGAAACACATCATTCCATAAACCGGGATGGCCATTAAGACCGCTTTAATGTTAATCTCTTTCCCTCCTCGGGAAAGAAATTTCTCCTTCCAGCCACCCAATTTGTTGTTTAGTTTGTCTAGAATTCCAGCAAAGGTGGCATTCTTGGATCGCAGGATCTGAGCTGGCAGCCCCTAGTATTTGTCATGGCCAGACATACAAGGAATCCCCAGCCCCTTCATAAATTCAGTTATCAATCGCTCACTGGTATTCTTGCTAAAGCACAAAGTTGATTTGGAAAAATTGACGATTTGCCCACAGGCTGAACCATAGATGTGAAGTACTCTAATGATGACAGATAGGGTAGTGTTTGTTATGGTAGCAAAAATTAGAGAGTCGTCTGCAAAGAAGAGATGACTGATGGATGGGCAAAATTTGTTTATCCTGATTCCAGTGAGGTAATTTTTGGAGATTTCACTGCGTAGAAGGTGAGAGAGACCTTCTGTACACAAAACAAATAGAAAGGGTGATAACGGATCTCCTTGTCTTAAGCCTCTAGATGGCTTAAAAAAATCAGTAGCCTCTCCATTAATCAAAACAGAGAAATTCACCGATGTAATGCATTCCATTATCCAGTTCACAAACACCTATGAGAATCCCCACGCTTGGAGGATGTTAGATAGATATGACCACTCAACCCGATCATATGCCTTACTGATATCCAGCTTTATCCCCACATAATTATTTTTGCCCTAATTCTTGTGCTTCACAAAATGCAGAATTTCATGCGCTAATAGGATGTTATCTGAGATGGATCTTCCATGGATGAATGTGTTTTGGGACTCCCTTACCAGCTGATAAATAATCTTTTGAAGTCGTGCTGTGAGGATTTTCAAGATAATTTTGTAGTAGACAGAGCATAAGCTTATAGGTTTGAAATCCATAATAGTTATCACAGCTTGTTCTTTTGGGATCAGGGAAATAACCGTGTGATTCAGACTTCGAAGCATTTTCCCCATTAAAGAATGACTTATTGAATCAGTAATTTTTGGTCCGATGACGTACCAAAAATGGTGGAAGATGAACCCTGTGAATCCATCCTACCCTGGTGCCATAGAAGGGTGGATTGAAAAAACTGCATCTTTTATCTCCATACTGGTCTGGTTAGACATGTATTCATCTTGTAAGTTACTTTAGGTTGAAAGCCCTTTAGAGCTTCACTCATTAAAGGGGATTACTTGTGGTAAATATTTCTCTGAAATAGGAGCAAATTACTGAGTTAATTTCCTTTTGTTTTGTGCACCATTTCCTCCCTAGGCCTGCATAATATATACCAGAAATCAAATTCCTCTTCTGTCGCTGTTTCGTCTTTGCATGGAAATACTTTGTATTTAGCCAGTCTTGACGAGACTTCTGAGCCCAATAAAGTTCCTCCTCTATTGTCGCCCTGCATAATTGTTTTTCCAGGTTCCTAATACTATCCCAGTTGATTGCTTCCttgtgtttctccttttcatcAGCTAGAGCCTTAGTCAGCATGTTAATGGCAATTTTAGAGTTTGTTTTTCTCCTGCACTTACATTAATAAGATTGGATCTGATTAATTTCAGCTTGTGATGGATGTTGAACTTAGCTGAACCTCCTACCTTGGTGTGCCAGGATTGAAGAACAATTTGAGTGACTTCCTCCGATTTAACCCATCTCTTATCAAAAAAGAATCTTGGTGGTTTTCAGGTATTCAAGCTTATCAGGTTTAGCAGGATGGGCCTGTGGTCTGATCCTATATCCTGAAGATGTTCCACTAAAGCTGATGGAAACATAGTATTCCAGTTAGGAGATGCAAGAGATCTGTCTAACCTTTCTTGGATAAGATTTGGGTAATTCCTCTTGTTACACCATGTATAAGGAGACCCCATAAAGGATATGTCTAGGAGTTGTAGGTAAAAAATGAAGTTCTGAAAGTCCAGATACAGCAATGGTAAGTAAGGAGCACCCCCTGCGTTTTCATTAGAGTTAGTGATGGCATTAAAGTCCCCACACAAAATATAAGCTTTCTTGGAGCAAAGATTTAAGCTGAACTAGGAACATAAACTGAGACTTCCTAACAGCTAAAACTGAATTGAAATAACATAGGATAAGGTCAAAACTCTTCCCCCCGGGACAACTATAGAGCAGACCACAAAGAAACTGTTACTATACTAGATCAACACACTGGATCTAGACCAAAAAAGAGTTAATCCTCAAGATAGACCATTCGGCTCCACCAAGAAGTTGTTTGAGGAACCCAGAGATTTTATAATCTTCAATACTCGTTTGGCATTGTTTTTAGTTTCCATCAGGAACAAGATATCAGGGGAGTTTGTTTTGCAAAGAAGCTTCAGATGTTGCCTTGTCAAGGTACTCCCCAAACCTTGGCAGTTCTAAGAAAGGATCCTCATTTTCCTTCTAGAGGCCTATTTGGTTTAGCCTGTCTCACCCTCATTATGATCTCTTCATCCATGCTTAGTTGTTCTGCTGTTGCTGATACTAAGTTGGTTTCGTACTGATGATGTTCAAGTCCAGTAGCATGTTCTTCTCCTCTTCCCTCTGGATTGCTCTCCTCTAATCCTATATCTTGCCGCCTCTGTGGGCTTTCCATCACGTTCAAGTCAAATCTTGCTTCAGGCAGTTTGCATTTCACTTCCACTTTAGATTGGTTTGAAGTCATAGTGCCATATAATCCCTCCCGAGTGAGAGCTTCCTTTCTGGATCTCCTTTTCCAGCTCCTCTCCCTTGACGAGTTGGTTGAGTTTGTTTTAGTTGTGGTTGTAGAACTCTGCATTGGACCACTTTTAGAGTTGCTGAAGGAAAACTTCTCTGGATTCACTTCAGCTAGGAGTGCTCTGATTTCTTCCCTCTTCTCATTATTAATAACATAGCTATATGAAAGATCAGCATTCCCTGTTGCACAAATAATATCCACTGCCAGTTCCACTTGTCGATCCAGGTAAAGGATTGTGCCACTGTTCAGGTGGCCATAATTCCTCTGAATAACTGGATTAAAGATCCTGAGCAATCTGGGTCGTACTCAACTGGGATCAGTCACTCCTCCCTCCGAAGGTGTACCTATAGCAGTAGCTGCTTCACTAAAGGACATAAGAAGAGTTGGGTCACTAGTGGCTATATCAGAACCAAAGGGAGATCAGAGTTGGTATAAATTGGATAATTCAACATATTAAAAAGATCATTCTTCGAAAGCAGTATCCCATTCTTGTTCATATTAGGTAAACCAGCATGGTTGTTTCTCAGAAAGATATCTCCAAGGCTCAAGTTTCTCTCCCCCAGTACTCCTCCTACCGTCTGGTTATCGGTAACTTGATTAAAGATGCTTTCAGGTGGTGGAGTGATTGTAATGCTTGGTTCAGGTTGTGTCACTCTGTTCCTGTTTAGGGATAGCCTGCTAGTGTGCTAGAGAGGTGTAGCTCTGAGCCAAAGACCCAAAGGAAAGAAGCCAGTGAATGGTATGCCAGCCTTTTCATCAGCCTCCCAGAGTGGGCAGTAATTCTTCGTATGTCCTGCAACACcctaataaaaaacaaatatctGGCAGCTTTTCGTACCTAATGGATACCAATTTAGATTGACCATACTCAAGTTGATTAAAGGGAACCCGATAGAAATGGCATCTGTATATTCACTTCGACACGAATACGCAAGAAGTATTGCCTCCATAGTGGTGCATTCGGATTTAAATCCACATCAATGAAATTATGAAATAGGTTTCCAATACTCACTGCGTTCTCCTCTGTTATCTGGTTTAGAGGTAATCCCTTAGTATGGATCCAAAACGGAGTGGTGTCAAATCTCATATGCTCCAGAGGAATG is a window of Mercurialis annua linkage group LG2, ddMerAnnu1.2, whole genome shotgun sequence DNA encoding:
- the LOC126668472 gene encoding uncharacterized protein LOC126668472, with amino-acid sequence MLTKALADEKEKHKEAINWDSIRNLEKQLCRATIEEELYWAQKSRQDWLNTKYFHAKTKQRQKRNLISGIYYAGLGRKCNLQDEYMSNQTSMEIKDAVFSIHPSMAPGLNHTVISLIPKEQAVITIMDFKPISLCSVYYKIILKILTARLQKIIYQLVRESQNTFIHGRSISDNILLAHEILHFVKHKN